ACCTGGCCCAAGCGACGCGCCGACCGGTCAAGCTCGAACTCAACCGCGAGGAAGAATTCATAGCGGCGCGCACCAGGCACCCTCAAACTCTGGTCTATCGCACGGGTGTCAGCAACGACGGCACCCTGGTGGCGCAGGATCTGAAGATCATCGGCAACACCGGGCCCTACGGAACCCACGCCTACACGGTGCAGACGGTGTCTGGCCTGCGTGGCCTCACCCAGTACAACTGCCCGAACAAGCGCTTCGACTGCGAGGTCGCCTACACCAATATCCCGGTGCCCGGCGCATATCGCGGCTATGGCGCCCCACAGGCCGAGTTCGCTCTAGAAGCACACATGGAAGACATCGCCCACGAGCTGGGCTTGGACCCCATCGAGTTCAAGCGCCAGAACTGGGTGACCGTTGGCAGCGAACTGAACATCGCACCACACCTGGGCGAGAGGGCCGTCGCCGAGGGCGACCTCGACGAGTACCCGCGGGTGATGAGCTGCGGCACCGAAGAGTGTGTTGCCCAGGGCATGCGCGCCATCGGCTGGGATCGCCGAAACGACCCCGATTGGATAGCGCCCGCCGATCGCCCCAACATCCGTCGGGGTCTCGGGTTCGCCTTCTGCATGCACGGCACTGCCATCCCGTTCCTCGACATGGGTGGCTGCAGCATCAAGATCAACGACGACGGCTCGTTCAACATGCTCATCGGCGCCACCGACCTGGGCACCGGGGCCGACACGGTCATCGGCCAGATCGCAGCCGAGGTGTTGGGCGTTCCGCTCGACGACATCAAGGTCTATTCCTCCGACACCGACATGACCCCGTTCGACACCGGCGCCTATGCGTCGTCCACCACCTACATCTCGGGCACCGCTGCCAAGCTGGCCGCCGAGAAGGTGCGCGAGCGCATCAAGGAGCGGGCGGCCAAGATGTTGGGTGTCGAGCATCCGTGCACCATCGAGTTGCGCGACAAGCGTGCCTGGGCGCCCGACGGGTCTTCGGTGTCGCTCGAAGACATCGCCCTCGACTCGCTGCACATGGAAGACCACGAGCAGATCATGGGAACGGCGTCTTACGTATCGCCCGAGTGTCCGCCCCCGTTCGGCGCCCAGTTCGCCGAGATCGAGGTCGACACCGACACCGGCCAGGTCACGGTCACCAAGCTGGTGATGGCTGTCGACTGTGGCGTGGCGATCAACCCGGTGACGGCGTCTGGCCAGGTCGAGGGCGGCATCATCCAGGCGTTGGGTTATGCCCATTGCGAGGAGTACGCCTTCGACGAGAACGGCCGCATGCTGAACTCCGACCTGGGTCCCTACAAGATCTACCGTGCAGACGAGATGCCCGACATCGAGGTGTTCCTGGTGCAGACCATGGAAGACTCGGGGCCCTTCGGAGCCAAGGCCGTAGCCGAGATCCCCAAGGACGGCGTGGCTCCGGCCATCCGCAACGCAATCTTGAACGCCACAGGCGCACGCATAGACAACCTTCCGTTCACCCCCGAGCGGGTCTGGAAGGCTCTGCAGGGGTAGGCGATGACTCTGGTTCTCGCCGACTGGCTGGTCACATCGGCCGACGTCGAGCCCCGGCGCGGATGGGGTGTCCGGGTGCTCGACGGCGTGGTCGACGCGGTCGGTTCCCATGCCGACCTGCGTGCGGCCCATCCCCAAGACGACGTGGTCGATGGTTCGGGTTGTGTGTTGATGCCCGGGTTCGTCAACGCTCACGTGCACATGTACGGGGTGTTGGCGCACGGCATACCGGTCGACGAGGCGCCCGATGGGTTCTGGAGCTTTCTC
Above is a genomic segment from Acidimicrobiales bacterium containing:
- a CDS encoding molybdopterin cofactor-binding domain-containing protein, encoding MQIELNLNGKATSIECQPHDTLLRVLRGQGLVSVRYGSDTGETGASAVLIDGRLVNTDCMLAAQADGHEIITVEHFNEPELTPIQAAFAATGAMQSGYSTPAMILGTWAMLQANPNPSEADIRDMLSGILDRETGYVKPVEAIKRAAALMRGETTEPFGTVLLPPLTDGKNPADMSAVDALPDVSPALPKVIPSRDVPEMAVVGKPEVKVDALKLVKGNPAFTDDFEERGQLVARVLRSPHAHARILDIDDSKARALPGVHAVLHYKNTPRIKYASGGQSWPNPHPHDQVSFDNKVRHVGDRVAAVAADTLEIADEALRLIDVTYEVLPAVFDELEAIKPGAPVIHDEEDTTDIHDRERNVVHHIKAERGDVEAALATADHVFEQTFRVHQVQQVPIENHIAVAWLDSDERMVVRTATQVPFHARRMLAPLIGREIKDVRVIKPRIGGGFGAKQEMLIEDIVAHLAQATRRPVKLELNREEEFIAARTRHPQTLVYRTGVSNDGTLVAQDLKIIGNTGPYGTHAYTVQTVSGLRGLTQYNCPNKRFDCEVAYTNIPVPGAYRGYGAPQAEFALEAHMEDIAHELGLDPIEFKRQNWVTVGSELNIAPHLGERAVAEGDLDEYPRVMSCGTEECVAQGMRAIGWDRRNDPDWIAPADRPNIRRGLGFAFCMHGTAIPFLDMGGCSIKINDDGSFNMLIGATDLGTGADTVIGQIAAEVLGVPLDDIKVYSSDTDMTPFDTGAYASSTTYISGTAAKLAAEKVRERIKERAAKMLGVEHPCTIELRDKRAWAPDGSSVSLEDIALDSLHMEDHEQIMGTASYVSPECPPPFGAQFAEIEVDTDTGQVTVTKLVMAVDCGVAINPVTASGQVEGGIIQALGYAHCEEYAFDENGRMLNSDLGPYKIYRADEMPDIEVFLVQTMEDSGPFGAKAVAEIPKDGVAPAIRNAILNATGARIDNLPFTPERVWKALQG